A genomic region of Haemorhous mexicanus isolate bHaeMex1 chromosome 14, bHaeMex1.pri, whole genome shotgun sequence contains the following coding sequences:
- the SH2D1A gene encoding SH2 domain-containing protein 1A, which translates to MDTLPVYHGAITREAGEKLLLAAGTDGSYLLRDSESIPGVYCLCVLHQGYVYTYRVSQTETGSWSAETAPGVHRRLFRKVHNLISAFQKPNQGIVTPLQNPVVNHGKANYSPGRNEGYDFHLQPS; encoded by the exons ATGGACACACTGCCCGTCTACCACGGGGCCATCACCcgagaggctggggagaagctgctgctggcggCGGGCACGGACGGCAGCTACCTGCTGCGGGACAGCGAGAGCATCCCGGGGGTCTACTGCCTCTGCGTGCT gCATCAGGGTTATGTTTATACCTACAGAGTCTCCCAGACAGAAACTGGATCCTGGAGTGCTGAG ACAGCGCCTGGGGTCCACCGGAGGCTCTTTCGGAAAGTGCACAACCTCATTTCAGCCTTCCAGAAACCCAACCAAGGCATTGTAACACCCCTGCAGAACCCAGTTGTCAACCACGGGAAAGCCAACTACTCCCCAG GGAGGAATGAAGGCTATGACTTCCACCTGCAGCCGTCATGA